The following proteins are co-located in the Polyangiaceae bacterium genome:
- a CDS encoding response regulator transcription factor, with protein MLTSESGMESKKTILVIEDEPHIVLGLKDALEFEGFRVLAEATGREGVNAARAERPHVVLLDLMLPDINGYQVCEELRRFDAFMPIIMLTARSQEADKIRGLDAGADDYVTKPFSVGELIARIRALFRRINRPTESLEFRVGQATVNVSAHTLLRDGEAAESLSFYEVELLRLLHERAGQPVSREEILNKIWGLDANPTNRTIDNYVVKLRRKLERTPEKPEHILTVYGFGYKLVP; from the coding sequence GTGTTAACGTCCGAATCCGGCATGGAGTCGAAGAAGACCATCTTGGTCATCGAGGACGAGCCGCACATCGTCCTCGGCCTGAAGGACGCTCTGGAGTTCGAGGGGTTCCGCGTGCTCGCCGAGGCGACGGGTCGCGAGGGAGTGAATGCTGCCCGGGCGGAGCGCCCCCACGTCGTGCTGCTGGACTTGATGCTGCCCGACATCAACGGCTACCAGGTCTGCGAGGAGCTGCGCCGCTTCGACGCCTTCATGCCCATCATCATGCTGACGGCGCGCAGCCAAGAGGCGGACAAGATCCGCGGACTGGACGCCGGGGCCGACGACTACGTGACCAAACCCTTCAGCGTCGGCGAGCTGATCGCTCGCATCCGCGCGCTGTTTCGCCGCATCAATCGTCCCACGGAGAGTCTCGAGTTTCGGGTGGGGCAAGCCACCGTCAACGTCAGCGCCCACACGCTGCTCCGCGACGGCGAAGCCGCCGAAAGCTTGAGCTTCTACGAGGTCGAGCTCTTGCGCTTGCTCCACGAGCGCGCGGGCCAGCCCGTCAGTCGCGAAGAGATCTTGAACAAGATCTGGGGCCTCGACGCCAACCCCACCAACCGCACCATCGACAACTACGTAGTGAAGCTGCGCCGCAAGCTGGAGCGCACACCCGAAAAACCCGAGCACATCCTGACCGTCTACGGCTTCGGCTACAAACTCGTCCCGTAG
- a CDS encoding M23 family metallopeptidase, translating into MDPLAKATLLCAALTALTGAAQRRRPALEAPSTAPAGEAALSSVCPPRTLPDGPACVPVPEQSLGGASLEALENRHLDRHGNWVSYEQIPKRPDRPGSYQAYRYPIPVKAEQKFVSSGYDLDLPNESQRRGAQLKAVGHGGVDLAAPRGTEVRGVALEHQVGDAEVSFVGELFGNSVVTRHSVREGGQLREYLVVHGHLDGPAPGLARGMNVREGSLLGFVGDSGSPGDVHLHLEVRRVRSGIDAGALAARQLVHNAKTVACDPRNVMPLRDAP; encoded by the coding sequence GTGGATCCCCTGGCGAAAGCCACGCTTTTGTGCGCAGCGCTGACGGCGCTGACCGGGGCTGCCCAACGTCGGCGCCCCGCGCTGGAAGCGCCGTCCACCGCGCCCGCGGGCGAGGCTGCGCTCAGCAGCGTGTGTCCGCCGCGGACGCTGCCGGATGGTCCGGCCTGCGTCCCCGTGCCCGAGCAGTCCCTGGGCGGGGCGTCCTTGGAGGCGCTCGAGAATCGCCACTTGGACCGCCACGGGAATTGGGTCAGCTACGAGCAGATCCCCAAGCGTCCGGATCGCCCCGGGAGCTACCAGGCGTATCGCTACCCAATCCCGGTGAAGGCCGAGCAGAAGTTCGTCTCCAGCGGCTACGATCTGGATCTGCCCAACGAAAGCCAACGACGAGGTGCGCAGCTGAAAGCCGTCGGCCACGGCGGCGTCGATCTAGCCGCCCCGCGCGGAACCGAAGTACGCGGCGTGGCCCTCGAGCATCAGGTGGGCGACGCGGAAGTGTCGTTCGTGGGCGAGCTGTTCGGAAACTCCGTGGTCACGCGCCACAGCGTTCGCGAAGGTGGGCAGCTGCGTGAGTACCTGGTGGTGCACGGCCACCTCGACGGCCCGGCTCCCGGCCTCGCCCGTGGCATGAACGTGCGCGAAGGCTCGCTGCTCGGCTTCGTGGGCGACAGCGGTAGCCCCGGCGACGTGCATCTGCACTTGGAAGTGCGACGCGTCCGTAGCGGCATCGACGCCGGCGCCCTCGCCGCACGACAGCTGGTCCACAACGCCAAGACCGTCGCCTGCGATCCCCGCAACGTCATGCCCCTGCGCGACGCCCCCTGA
- a CDS encoding methyltransferase domain-containing protein produces MFPSSPLSPADAAVMETFVVPRYLAFFGELALEMFLAGEGARVAHLGCRTGYPDRQLYEATQGASVVGIDDSAAALELARNKVATLGEVPIEYLEVHSLPADLPEASFSHAISLHPIGSSEERAALYREMYRLLYGGGQALLAVPLRGSFQELGDLLREYALKFDDGELSSSVEAAIVSRHTLETLADEIESAGLDDVDVEIRQTTLSFDSGRAFMEDPVTRLLVVPEVQSWLPDTDLTKPWDYVRDAIDKYWSEGRFELSLNVGCASSRKYD; encoded by the coding sequence GTGTTCCCCAGCAGTCCGCTCAGCCCAGCCGACGCGGCAGTGATGGAAACCTTCGTGGTGCCTCGCTACCTCGCGTTCTTTGGCGAGCTGGCGTTGGAGATGTTCCTGGCGGGGGAGGGTGCTCGCGTCGCGCATCTCGGCTGTCGCACGGGGTATCCCGATCGCCAGCTGTACGAGGCGACGCAAGGGGCGTCCGTCGTGGGCATCGACGACTCGGCAGCGGCCCTGGAGCTCGCGCGCAACAAGGTGGCAACCCTGGGAGAGGTGCCCATCGAGTACCTCGAAGTGCACAGTCTACCGGCGGACTTGCCCGAGGCGAGTTTTTCCCACGCGATCTCGTTGCACCCGATCGGCTCCAGTGAAGAGCGTGCTGCGCTCTACCGCGAGATGTATCGACTGCTCTATGGCGGTGGGCAAGCGCTGCTGGCCGTGCCGCTTCGGGGATCCTTTCAGGAACTCGGAGATCTACTCCGCGAGTACGCGCTGAAGTTCGACGATGGGGAGCTGAGCAGCAGCGTGGAAGCAGCGATCGTCAGTCGCCACACCTTGGAGACCCTGGCGGACGAGATCGAGAGTGCGGGACTGGACGACGTGGACGTGGAGATCCGCCAGACCACGCTCTCCTTCGACAGCGGTCGCGCCTTCATGGAGGACCCCGTCACCCGCCTCTTGGTGGTGCCGGAGGTGCAGAGCTGGCTTCCGGACACGGATCTGACGAAGCCCTGGGATTACGTGCGCGACGCCATCGACAAGTACTGGTCCGAGGGGCGCTTCGAGCTTTCCCTCAACGTGGGTTGCGCTAGCTCGCGCAAGTACGATTGA